The following proteins come from a genomic window of Aequorivita marisscotiae:
- a CDS encoding response regulator, which yields MKLPKRFMIVDDDRISNMLCEMACRRVSSATEIKTFMDPEEALRFIDDAYLNEQLDTLTVLFLDINMPGISGWEFLEHFKNYSQKIKQQFSIYILTSSIEQQDLERAKEHEFVNSLMAKPLSSESIRNILIAE from the coding sequence ATGAAATTACCAAAACGATTTATGATAGTTGACGATGATCGCATCAGTAATATGCTTTGCGAAATGGCGTGCCGACGAGTATCTTCTGCTACGGAGATAAAAACTTTTATGGATCCGGAGGAAGCACTTCGGTTTATAGACGATGCCTATTTAAACGAACAATTGGATACACTTACCGTATTATTTTTAGATATTAATATGCCCGGAATATCGGGCTGGGAGTTTTTGGAACATTTCAAGAATTATTCGCAAAAAATAAAACAGCAATTTTCTATTTATATCCTTACTTCATCTATAGAGCAGCAAGATTTGGAAAGAGCCAAAGAACACGAATTTGTAAATAGCCTAATGGCAAAACCGCTGTCTTCCGAAAGTATTCGCAATATTCTAATTGCTGAATAA
- a CDS encoding PAS domain-containing sensor histidine kinase yields MERAIDKRKDQFYEMLLNAPSAIGMLKGANHVFEIVNPLYLQLTGKSDVIGKSLAEVFPEIKAQGIVSILDKVYQTGSVCTGKEMLIEIDREGNGNFTQFFVDFLFQPYRDVNGDIIGVLFFINDLTEQVISKKEIEKSEKQYRRILETSQEGIWLLDENCKTTFVNKKICEILEYTEAEMLGKTNYDFMVSGEKENALSALKRRKKGIAEQLEYKFVSKSGKQIITKVSANPIFDEKGNFNGSLGMLSDITEKEHLEKLLEKSNRLARIGSWEIDVVKGTVFWSDITKEIREVDQDYVPDLSTGIGFFTEGKNQQIIAQRVKECIEFGRPWDEELQFSTFKGNLKWVRTIGEAVFTNGKCTKIYGSFQDITERKNALDKIVRSEAKLKIAQTVARVGSWEVELTTNVQYWSEEMYRILGADTSITPSPEAFLKFIHPEDREFVAKSIDQAITQHEGASFNFRFIKPNNEIAYGLSEWRYEYDDEGKPLYISGILRDLTKEKKAEMERLNMISDLHQRNKDLEQFSYIVSHNLRSPVANIIGLTEELKDETHSVEVKKMLREALISDAHRLQNVIADLNSILQTKTENSERKSQVVFSDLTQDIKLSISGLLNEEEVTIITDFSAIDSFNTIKSYMQSIFYNLISNSIKFRRAGVKPVIEIRSQLTEDKLRLIFKDNGSGINLNEKGHELFKLYKRFHANTEGRGMGLYMVKTQVETLGGKISVASTLNKGTEFTIEFEHLV; encoded by the coding sequence ATGGAAAGAGCCATCGATAAAAGGAAAGATCAGTTTTACGAAATGCTATTAAATGCACCGTCGGCCATAGGCATGCTGAAGGGTGCCAATCACGTATTTGAAATTGTTAATCCGCTTTATTTACAACTAACGGGCAAATCTGATGTAATAGGAAAATCATTGGCAGAGGTTTTTCCCGAAATTAAGGCGCAGGGAATTGTAAGTATCTTAGACAAGGTTTACCAAACGGGCAGCGTGTGTACCGGTAAAGAGATGCTTATTGAAATAGACAGGGAAGGAAATGGTAATTTCACTCAATTTTTTGTCGACTTTCTTTTTCAGCCCTATAGAGATGTGAATGGGGATATAATAGGTGTTCTTTTTTTTATAAACGACCTTACCGAGCAAGTAATCTCTAAAAAGGAAATTGAGAAGAGCGAGAAGCAATATCGTCGTATTTTAGAAACTTCACAGGAAGGAATTTGGCTGCTTGACGAAAATTGTAAGACCACTTTCGTCAATAAAAAAATATGTGAGATTCTTGAATACACAGAGGCTGAAATGTTGGGGAAAACCAATTACGATTTTATGGTTTCGGGCGAGAAAGAAAATGCGCTCAGTGCTTTAAAGCGAAGAAAAAAAGGAATAGCCGAACAACTAGAATACAAGTTTGTTTCTAAAAGCGGAAAACAAATTATTACAAAGGTATCTGCCAATCCTATCTTTGATGAAAAGGGTAATTTTAATGGATCGTTGGGAATGCTTTCCGATATTACCGAAAAGGAACATCTGGAAAAACTTTTGGAAAAATCTAACAGACTTGCTCGAATTGGCAGTTGGGAGATAGATGTAGTTAAGGGTACTGTTTTTTGGTCGGATATAACCAAGGAAATTCGCGAAGTAGATCAAGACTACGTACCGGATCTTTCTACCGGAATTGGTTTTTTTACTGAAGGAAAAAATCAGCAAATAATAGCGCAGCGCGTTAAGGAATGCATAGAATTTGGCAGGCCGTGGGATGAAGAGCTGCAGTTTAGCACTTTTAAGGGAAATTTAAAATGGGTTCGGACCATTGGCGAAGCGGTTTTTACAAACGGCAAGTGTACCAAAATTTACGGGAGTTTTCAGGATATCACAGAGCGCAAAAATGCCCTCGATAAAATTGTTCGCAGTGAAGCAAAGTTAAAAATTGCGCAAACCGTAGCTCGCGTGGGAAGTTGGGAGGTAGAACTAACTACAAATGTACAATACTGGTCTGAGGAAATGTATAGAATTCTTGGGGCAGATACCAGCATAACTCCATCGCCGGAAGCATTTTTAAAATTTATTCACCCCGAAGACAGGGAGTTTGTCGCCAAATCTATTGATCAGGCCATTACACAACACGAAGGCGCCTCGTTTAATTTTCGGTTTATAAAACCCAATAATGAAATAGCTTATGGACTATCGGAGTGGCGATATGAGTACGACGATGAAGGTAAGCCCTTGTATATTTCAGGTATTCTCCGCGATTTAACAAAAGAAAAAAAGGCCGAAATGGAACGCCTTAATATGATATCAGACCTGCATCAGCGCAATAAGGATCTTGAGCAATTTTCGTATATAGTGTCGCATAATCTTCGTTCGCCAGTTGCCAATATTATTGGTTTAACCGAAGAACTAAAAGATGAAACACACAGTGTAGAAGTAAAGAAAATGCTTAGAGAAGCTCTTATCTCTGATGCCCATAGGCTTCAAAACGTAATCGCCGATCTAAACAGTATTCTGCAAACAAAAACGGAAAATTCAGAACGTAAATCGCAGGTGGTATTCTCAGACTTAACGCAGGATATTAAACTTAGTATTAGTGGGTTATTGAACGAGGAGGAGGTTACGATTATCACGGATTTTTCGGCTATAGATAGTTTTAACACTATCAAAAGTTATATGCAAAGCATTTTTTACAACCTTATTTCAAACAGTATTAAATTTCGACGAGCAGGCGTTAAGCCAGTTATTGAAATACGTTCGCAGCTCACTGAAGATAAGCTGCGTTTAATCTTTAAGGACAATGGTAGCGGAATAAATTTGAATGAAAAAGGCCATGAGTTGTTTAAACTGTATAAACGATTCCACGCCAATACAGAAGGCAGGGGAATGGGCTTATATATGGTAAAAACACAAGTTGAAACACTGGGTGGTAAAATATCAGTTGCCAGTACGCTCAACAAAGGAACTGAGTTTACTATTGAATTTGAACACCTTGTTTAA
- a CDS encoding STAS domain-containing protein: MKLHSFFTNRFLSLEGKLYSGNLTEVQHKIETALDKTSSLIIDLDLLEKFDAAGAYMLYITSENARANNKEIILFCRKNKMVKRIFSFVGIRYCTKIPKVAL; the protein is encoded by the coding sequence ATGAAATTGCATAGTTTTTTTACCAATCGGTTTTTGAGTTTAGAAGGCAAATTATACAGTGGCAATCTTACCGAAGTTCAGCATAAAATTGAAACTGCGCTAGATAAAACTTCTTCCCTAATCATAGATTTGGATTTACTCGAAAAATTTGATGCTGCCGGAGCCTATATGCTCTACATTACCAGTGAAAACGCCCGTGCGAACAATAAGGAAATTATCTTGTTTTGTAGGAAAAACAAAATGGTAAAACGTATTTTTTCATTTGTTGGCATCCGTTATTGCACTAAAATTCCAAAAGTTGCACTCTAG
- a CDS encoding TonB-dependent receptor, with translation MKKLYILWLLLGLVGTTYAQTITVKDAETNEPIELVTLSSAHAKHFVTTNAKGQADVSAFKNDEQIEIRTLGYKTLIKSYDQLQADGFKVMMEVSNLSLDEVVISGSRWRQSSDDVPSKIISISTKDIALQNPQTAADLLSVSGKVFVQKSQQGGGSPMIRGFATSRLLYSVDGVRMNTAIFRSGNLQNIINLDPFAIEGAEVLFGPGSVIYGSDAIGGVMSFQTLTPRFSLTDAPLVTGKANLRYSSANNEKTGHFNVNLGFKKWALVTSITSWDYDNLRQGSHGPEEYIKDYYVQRQDSTDVVITQEDKLLQIPSAYSQINMMQKIRFQPNERWDFQYGFHFSQTSPYGRYDRHQRLRNGSPRYAEWDYGPQIWMMNNLSISHTANNSVFDQMSLRLAHQWFEESRIDRGFNKTERSTQAEEVSAYSANIDFIKATGERNTLFYGLEYVLNDVNSEGVLTDISTAISEKGPSRYPASKWQSLAAYITDEFKISDNFTLSGGARYNYVLLDSEFDTSFYPFPFTEASLKNGALTGSIGGVYRPSSSWVLSANLGSAFRAPNVDDVGKVFDSEPGSVVVPNPDLKPEYAYNADLSVAKVFNDIVKVDVTAYYTTLKDALVRRDFKLNGQDSIVYQGELSQVQAIQNAAVAHVYGVQAGVEVKLPKGFGFSTDVNFQKGEEEIDNGKTSNSRHAAPFFAVSRLNYKANKLSMELNVNFQGQYDFEELPEGEKGKTEIYAIDNNGNPYAPAWYTLNLKALYKLTDTFDVSGGIENLTDQRYRPYSSGISGAGRNFILGVTAHF, from the coding sequence ATGAAAAAATTATATATACTATGGCTATTGTTGGGTTTGGTGGGAACCACCTATGCCCAAACTATAACCGTAAAAGATGCAGAGACCAATGAACCTATAGAATTGGTTACGCTTAGCAGCGCCCATGCCAAACATTTTGTAACCACCAATGCAAAGGGACAAGCAGATGTTTCCGCTTTTAAAAATGATGAACAGATTGAAATTCGCACCTTAGGTTATAAAACCCTCATAAAAAGTTACGACCAATTACAGGCAGACGGGTTTAAAGTGATGATGGAAGTTTCAAATTTAAGTTTAGACGAAGTGGTAATTTCGGGTTCGCGCTGGCGACAAAGCAGCGACGATGTGCCGTCTAAGATTATATCTATTTCCACAAAGGATATTGCGCTTCAAAATCCGCAGACTGCAGCAGATCTTTTAAGTGTTTCGGGAAAAGTATTTGTTCAAAAAAGTCAACAGGGAGGTGGAAGCCCCATGATTCGCGGGTTTGCAACTAGCAGGTTGCTTTATTCGGTAGATGGCGTACGGATGAATACAGCAATTTTTCGCTCCGGAAATCTCCAGAATATAATTAATTTAGATCCTTTTGCTATTGAAGGTGCCGAAGTACTTTTTGGTCCCGGATCCGTAATTTATGGAAGCGATGCTATTGGCGGCGTAATGAGTTTTCAAACCTTAACACCCCGATTTTCGTTAACTGATGCGCCATTGGTAACAGGCAAGGCCAATCTGCGCTATTCATCGGCTAACAACGAAAAGACGGGTCATTTTAATGTAAATTTAGGTTTTAAAAAATGGGCATTGGTAACCAGCATTACGTCATGGGATTACGATAATTTACGCCAAGGAAGCCACGGCCCAGAGGAATATATAAAAGATTATTACGTACAACGGCAGGACAGCACCGATGTGGTAATTACGCAAGAAGATAAACTGTTGCAAATTCCTTCGGCTTATTCGCAAATAAATATGATGCAGAAAATTCGTTTTCAACCTAATGAACGTTGGGATTTTCAGTATGGGTTTCATTTTTCTCAAACTTCGCCTTATGGCAGATATGACAGGCACCAACGCCTTCGCAATGGTTCGCCCCGTTATGCCGAATGGGATTACGGGCCACAAATCTGGATGATGAACAACCTTAGTATTAGCCATACTGCCAATAATTCGGTTTTCGACCAAATGAGCCTGCGTTTGGCACATCAATGGTTTGAAGAAAGTAGAATAGACCGAGGTTTTAACAAAACCGAACGCAGTACACAGGCGGAGGAAGTTAGCGCGTATTCTGCCAATATCGATTTTATTAAAGCTACCGGAGAAAGAAACACCCTTTTTTATGGTCTTGAATATGTGCTAAACGATGTAAATTCTGAAGGGGTATTGACAGATATTTCAACAGCTATTTCAGAAAAGGGGCCTTCGCGCTATCCTGCTTCTAAATGGCAATCTTTGGCAGCGTATATTACCGATGAATTTAAAATTTCGGATAACTTTACACTAAGCGGTGGCGCACGGTACAACTATGTTTTGTTAGATTCGGAATTCGATACTTCTTTTTATCCGTTTCCGTTTACCGAGGCCAGTTTAAAAAATGGGGCGCTTACCGGAAGTATAGGCGGCGTGTATCGCCCAAGCAGCTCTTGGGTGTTAAGCGCTAATTTGGGCTCGGCTTTTAGAGCGCCAAATGTAGATGACGTAGGAAAGGTTTTTGATTCGGAACCGGGCAGCGTAGTGGTGCCAAATCCAGATTTAAAACCTGAATATGCCTATAATGCCGATCTAAGTGTGGCAAAAGTTTTTAATGATATCGTAAAAGTAGATGTAACGGCCTACTACACTACGTTAAAAGATGCTTTGGTACGAAGGGATTTTAAATTAAACGGGCAGGACAGTATTGTATATCAAGGTGAATTGAGCCAAGTGCAAGCAATTCAAAATGCTGCTGTGGCACATGTTTATGGGGTACAAGCAGGGGTTGAGGTAAAACTGCCTAAAGGGTTTGGGTTTTCTACCGATGTAAATTTTCAAAAGGGCGAAGAAGAAATAGACAATGGAAAAACCAGTAACTCGCGGCACGCAGCGCCATTTTTTGCGGTATCGCGTTTAAATTATAAAGCCAATAAATTGAGTATGGAGCTGAATGTGAATTTTCAAGGCCAATATGATTTTGAAGAGCTGCCCGAAGGTGAAAAAGGCAAAACTGAAATTTATGCAATAGACAACAACGGCAACCCTTACGCCCCGGCGTGGTACACACTTAATCTAAAGGCGCTTTACAAACTCACAGACACCTTTGATGTTAGCGGCGGAATAGAGAACCTTACCGATCAACGATACCGCCCGTACAGCTCTGGCATTTCTGGCGCAGGAAGAAACTTTATTCTGGGGGTAACCGCACATTTTTAG
- a CDS encoding DUF808 domain-containing protein: MASGIFAILDDIAVLLDDVALMSKVAAKKTAGILGDDLAVNAEKASGFASAREIPVLWAITKGSFLNKLIILPLAFLLSAFLPAAVTVILVLGGLYLAYEGAEKIYEFFFPHAHAKESLVAEGLTESEILAIEKERVKSAIVTDFILSVEIIIIALGSVVTQALVTQIIVVSLIALVATVGVYGIVALIVRMDELGFKLIKYSKNKKSFTKWLGMLLVQALPKIIKSLTVIGTIALLLVSGGIFVHNIEFVHHYLPNIPSIINEFIVGLLVGFICLLLVMGFKKIWKLYKK, encoded by the coding sequence ATGGCTTCAGGAATTTTCGCAATATTAGATGATATAGCCGTTCTATTAGACGATGTAGCATTAATGAGTAAGGTAGCCGCAAAAAAAACAGCGGGCATTTTGGGCGACGATTTGGCGGTAAATGCCGAAAAGGCTTCAGGGTTTGCTTCGGCGCGCGAGATTCCTGTACTTTGGGCAATTACCAAGGGTTCTTTTTTAAATAAGCTAATTATCCTGCCACTCGCATTTTTGTTAAGTGCTTTTCTTCCAGCGGCAGTAACTGTTATTCTGGTACTTGGCGGCTTATACTTAGCGTACGAGGGTGCTGAAAAAATATACGAATTTTTCTTCCCCCACGCACATGCAAAGGAATCGTTAGTAGCAGAAGGCCTCACTGAAAGTGAAATTCTAGCCATTGAAAAGGAACGCGTAAAATCTGCAATTGTAACAGATTTTATTCTTTCGGTTGAAATTATAATCATTGCTTTAGGCTCCGTGGTAACACAAGCTTTGGTTACCCAAATAATTGTGGTAAGCTTAATTGCATTAGTAGCCACAGTAGGTGTTTACGGCATCGTAGCGCTTATTGTGCGTATGGACGAGTTGGGTTTTAAACTCATAAAATACAGCAAGAATAAAAAAAGTTTTACAAAGTGGTTAGGGATGCTTTTGGTGCAAGCGTTGCCGAAGATAATTAAGTCGCTTACCGTAATTGGAACAATTGCGCTTCTTTTAGTATCGGGGGGTATTTTTGTTCACAATATTGAATTTGTTCATCATTACTTGCCGAACATTCCTTCAATAATTAATGAATTTATTGTTGGGTTACTTGTGGGTTTTATATGTTTATTGCTGGTGATGGGGTTTAAGAAAATCTGGAAATTATATAAAAAATAA
- a CDS encoding S46 family peptidase codes for MKKLIICFLLTAFVMPVQANEGMWFLMHIERLNYRDMQKMGLQLTAEEIYSINNASLKDAIVQFNRGCTAEIISDSGLVLTNHHCGYSQIAELSTAENDYLTNGFWAANHSEELKPKSLSVRFFVRMDDVSKRILALVNDKMTEAEREATINREIAKIEQENNEGGKYTVSVKSFYQGNEFYYFVYQDYNDVRLVGTPPASIGKFGGDTDNWEWPRHTGDFSLFRVYADKDGNPAEYSEDNVPLKPKHHLTTSIKGFEENDFAMIMGYPGRTNRWMPAGGIEQNVKYAYPAWVEASKTAMDVMKKYMDKDQQVKLDYASSYASTANYWKNRQGMIDALKQHKTADSKRKDEKAFQKWAKKKGNGEYADVIPVINNYYEKTNEASRHDNYLRMLLRTNMAVIPYRIGGGIDYYLQQNEAKQAEVKPKLEEEINNLYDGLYLPLEKDVLAAQLKLYSTKAENIAPLVAKVAAANNTETAWKEYVNTIFSNSIFETKEKLEAFMANPDAEVLKNDPLYQLSVDLLTRYRFKTEEEKQLDSDFERAYRMMVQGMRLQNPDEKYYPDANSTLRLTYGKVIALPADKRNDADKNYYTTLKGTVAKYQPGDAEFDMPKELIDLYEKKDFGQYADKDGYLPVNFLTDNDITGGNSGSPVLNGKGELIGLAFDGNIEAMAGDVIFDDQLQRTINVDIRYVLFLIDKLAGASHIIDELTLAK; via the coding sequence ATGAAAAAATTAATTATTTGCTTCCTGCTAACAGCCTTTGTAATGCCTGTTCAGGCCAATGAAGGTATGTGGTTTTTAATGCATATAGAACGGTTAAATTACCGGGATATGCAAAAAATGGGTCTTCAACTTACTGCCGAAGAAATTTACAGTATAAACAATGCCAGCCTTAAAGATGCCATTGTACAGTTTAACCGTGGGTGTACTGCCGAAATTATTTCAGATAGCGGTTTGGTGCTTACTAACCACCACTGTGGGTATAGCCAAATTGCAGAACTTTCTACGGCCGAAAACGACTACCTAACAAACGGATTTTGGGCAGCCAATCACAGCGAAGAACTTAAACCTAAAAGTTTATCAGTTCGTTTCTTTGTTAGAATGGACGATGTTTCAAAACGTATTTTGGCGTTGGTAAATGATAAAATGACAGAGGCAGAACGCGAGGCCACCATTAACCGTGAGATTGCAAAAATTGAGCAAGAAAATAACGAAGGTGGAAAATATACCGTTTCGGTAAAATCATTCTACCAAGGCAATGAGTTTTACTATTTTGTTTACCAAGATTACAACGATGTGCGTTTGGTGGGAACTCCGCCGGCGAGCATTGGAAAATTTGGTGGCGATACCGACAACTGGGAATGGCCACGCCACACTGGCGATTTTTCACTGTTTAGAGTGTATGCCGATAAAGATGGAAATCCTGCTGAATACTCCGAGGACAATGTGCCACTTAAGCCAAAACACCACTTAACTACGAGTATAAAAGGTTTTGAGGAAAATGATTTCGCAATGATTATGGGGTATCCGGGCAGAACCAACCGTTGGATGCCTGCTGGCGGAATCGAGCAAAACGTAAAATACGCATATCCCGCGTGGGTTGAAGCTTCAAAAACAGCTATGGATGTGATGAAGAAATATATGGATAAAGATCAGCAAGTTAAGCTCGATTATGCTTCTAGCTATGCCTCCACAGCCAATTATTGGAAAAATCGACAAGGAATGATCGATGCGCTAAAACAACACAAAACCGCAGATAGCAAACGAAAGGATGAAAAGGCTTTTCAGAAATGGGCCAAAAAGAAAGGCAACGGTGAATACGCAGATGTAATTCCGGTAATTAATAATTATTATGAAAAGACGAACGAAGCCAGCCGTCATGATAATTACCTAAGAATGTTACTCAGAACCAATATGGCGGTTATTCCGTATCGTATCGGTGGCGGTATAGACTATTACTTGCAACAAAACGAAGCCAAGCAGGCCGAAGTAAAACCTAAATTGGAAGAGGAGATCAACAATCTGTACGACGGACTCTACCTACCGTTAGAAAAAGATGTTTTGGCCGCACAGTTAAAGCTTTATTCAACTAAAGCCGAAAATATTGCTCCTTTAGTTGCGAAAGTTGCCGCAGCAAACAACACCGAAACGGCTTGGAAGGAGTATGTAAACACTATTTTTTCGAACAGTATTTTTGAAACCAAGGAAAAACTTGAAGCTTTTATGGCAAATCCAGATGCCGAAGTTTTAAAGAATGATCCGCTATATCAACTCTCTGTAGATTTATTAACGCGGTACCGTTTTAAAACGGAAGAGGAAAAGCAATTAGACAGCGATTTTGAACGCGCTTACAGAATGATGGTGCAGGGTATGCGTTTACAAAATCCTGATGAAAAATACTATCCCGATGCCAATAGTACGTTGCGATTAACGTACGGAAAAGTAATTGCATTACCTGCAGATAAGCGTAACGATGCAGATAAAAATTACTATACAACCTTAAAAGGTACAGTTGCAAAATACCAACCAGGCGATGCCGAATTTGATATGCCGAAAGAACTAATTGATCTTTATGAGAAAAAGGATTTTGGTCAGTATGCCGACAAAGACGGTTATTTGCCAGTTAACTTTCTAACCGATAATGATATTACGGGTGGAAATTCCGGTTCGCCAGTACTAAACGGAAAAGGTGAATTAATAGGTTTGGCCTTTGATGGAAATATTGAAGCAATGGCAGGCGACGTTATTTTTGACGATCAATTGCAGCGCACTATTAATGTAGATATTCGATATGTATTGTTTTTAATAGACAAACTAGCAGGCGCAAGCCATATTATTGATGAATTGACTTTGGCTAAATAG
- a CDS encoding ABC-F family ATP-binding cassette domain-containing protein encodes MISIDGLAVAFSGDTLFSDVSFVVNENDKIALMGKNGAGKSTMMKIIAGEQTPTRGNVRAPKDAVIAYLPQHLLTDDTATVFEEASKAFKQVFEMRDEIDRLNKELETRTDYESDAYMNIITKVAELGEKYYALEEINYEAEIEKALRGLGFKRSDLHRPTSEFSGGWRMRIELAKLLLQKPDLILLDEPTNHVDIESVIWLEDFLLNKAKAVIVISHDRKFIDNITNRTIEVTMGRIYDYKANYSHYLQLRAERRAHQIKAYEEQQKFIAETQQFIERFKGTYSKTNQVNSREKMLEKLQLIEVDEIDTSALALRFPPAQRSGDYPVVVEGLSKKYGDLVVFKDANLSISRGQKVSFVGRNGEGKSTMIKAIMGEIDFEGKCALGHNAKVGYFAQNQAALLDKDLTVFQTVDEVAKGEIRTQIKNILGRFMFSGDDIDKKVGLLSGGEKTRLAMVKLLLEPVNVLILDEPTNHLDLKSKDVLKEALLQFDGTLILVSHDRDFLQGLSEKVFEFKDKRVIEHFESIDDFLQRNRIENLKEIDL; translated from the coding sequence ATGATTTCAATAGATGGTTTAGCGGTGGCGTTTAGTGGCGATACGCTTTTTAGCGATGTTTCTTTTGTGGTAAACGAAAACGACAAAATTGCCCTTATGGGTAAGAATGGCGCTGGCAAAAGCACAATGATGAAAATTATTGCTGGCGAACAAACCCCAACGCGCGGCAATGTACGCGCCCCGAAAGATGCAGTGATAGCCTATTTGCCGCAGCATTTATTAACTGACGATACTGCAACGGTTTTTGAAGAAGCATCTAAGGCTTTTAAGCAGGTTTTTGAAATGCGCGACGAAATAGACCGCTTAAACAAAGAACTCGAAACCCGAACCGATTACGAAAGTGATGCGTATATGAACATCATTACCAAAGTGGCCGAACTGGGCGAAAAGTATTACGCGCTGGAAGAAATAAATTATGAGGCCGAAATTGAAAAGGCACTGCGCGGTTTAGGTTTTAAACGAAGCGATCTACACCGCCCAACTTCAGAATTTAGTGGGGGATGGCGCATGCGGATAGAATTGGCCAAACTATTGCTTCAAAAACCAGATTTAATTTTGTTGGATGAACCCACAAACCACGTAGATATTGAATCGGTTATTTGGTTGGAAGATTTTTTGCTGAACAAGGCAAAGGCTGTAATTGTTATTTCGCACGACCGAAAATTTATAGACAATATTACCAACCGAACCATTGAAGTTACAATGGGCCGCATTTACGATTATAAAGCCAATTACAGTCACTATTTGCAATTACGTGCCGAAAGGAGGGCGCATCAAATAAAAGCCTACGAGGAACAACAGAAATTTATTGCGGAAACACAACAATTTATTGAGCGGTTTAAAGGCACCTATTCTAAAACCAACCAAGTAAACTCTCGCGAAAAAATGCTCGAAAAGTTACAGCTTATTGAAGTTGATGAGATAGATACTTCGGCACTGGCTCTGCGTTTTCCACCGGCTCAGCGCAGTGGCGATTATCCGGTTGTTGTTGAAGGACTCTCTAAAAAATATGGCGATCTGGTGGTTTTTAAAGACGCCAATTTAAGTATTTCACGTGGGCAAAAAGTGAGTTTTGTGGGCAGAAACGGCGAGGGAAAATCTACTATGATAAAAGCCATAATGGGCGAAATTGATTTTGAAGGAAAATGTGCCCTTGGCCACAATGCCAAAGTGGGTTATTTTGCTCAAAACCAAGCAGCACTTTTAGACAAAGACCTCACTGTTTTTCAAACAGTAGATGAGGTAGCCAAAGGCGAAATAAGAACGCAGATAAAAAATATTCTCGGCCGGTTTATGTTTAGTGGCGATGATATTGATAAAAAAGTAGGCTTGCTTTCCGGGGGTGAAAAAACGCGTTTGGCAATGGTGAAATTGTTGTTAGAGCCCGTAAATGTTTTAATTCTCGATGAGCCTACAAACCATTTAGATTTAAAATCGAAAGATGTTTTAAAAGAAGCCCTGCTTCAATTTGATGGCACCTTGATTTTGGTTTCCCACGACCGCGATTTCCTGCAGGGACTATCGGAAAAAGTTTTCGAGTTTAAGGACAAACGGGTAATAGAACATTTTGAAAGCATAGACGATTTCCTTCAGCGAAATAGAATTGAAAACTTAAAGGAAATTGATTTATAG